In Providencia rettgeri, the following proteins share a genomic window:
- the accC gene encoding acetyl-CoA carboxylase biotin carboxylase subunit encodes MLEKIVIANRGEIALRILRACKELGIKTVAVHSTADSDLKHVLLADETICIGPAASAKSYLNIPAIISAAEISGAQAIHPGYGFLAENADFAEQVENSGFVFIGPKAETIRLMGDKVSAINAMKKAGVPCVPGSDGPLGNDTEKNKAIAKRIGFPVIIKASGGGGGRGMRVVRNEKDLESSINLTRAEAKSAFNNDMVYMEKFLENPRHIEIQVMADGQGHAVYLAERDCSMQRRHQKVVEEAPAPGITPEIRRNIGERCANACIEIGYRGAGTFEFLFENGEFYFIEMNTRIQVEHPVTEMITGVDLIKEQLRVASGLPLSVKQEDIVVHGHAVECRINAEDPNTFIPSPGKITRFHSPGGFGVRWESHIYAGYTVPPYYDSMIGKLITYGETREIAISRMKNALNELIVDGIKTNLELHQMIMNDENFQKGGTNIHYLEKKLGIAE; translated from the coding sequence ATGCTGGAAAAAATTGTTATTGCTAACCGTGGAGAAATCGCATTACGTATTTTGCGTGCCTGTAAAGAACTTGGCATCAAAACAGTAGCGGTTCACTCTACGGCAGATAGCGATCTAAAACACGTGTTACTGGCTGATGAAACAATTTGTATCGGCCCAGCAGCATCAGCAAAAAGTTACTTAAATATCCCTGCGATTATCTCCGCAGCGGAAATTTCAGGTGCACAAGCGATTCACCCAGGATATGGTTTCTTGGCTGAAAACGCAGATTTTGCAGAACAAGTTGAAAACTCTGGTTTTGTTTTTATCGGTCCAAAAGCTGAAACCATCCGCCTAATGGGTGATAAAGTTTCTGCGATTAACGCGATGAAAAAAGCCGGTGTACCTTGTGTTCCGGGTTCTGATGGCCCATTAGGGAACGACACTGAAAAAAATAAAGCCATCGCGAAACGTATCGGCTTCCCTGTCATCATCAAAGCATCTGGTGGTGGTGGTGGTCGTGGTATGCGTGTAGTGCGTAATGAAAAAGATTTAGAATCTTCTATCAACCTAACGCGCGCTGAAGCGAAATCCGCTTTTAATAATGATATGGTTTACATGGAAAAATTCCTTGAAAACCCACGTCATATTGAAATTCAAGTCATGGCTGATGGCCAAGGTCACGCAGTTTACTTAGCTGAGCGTGACTGTTCAATGCAGCGTCGCCATCAAAAAGTGGTTGAAGAAGCACCAGCGCCAGGCATTACGCCAGAAATTCGCCGTAATATCGGTGAACGCTGTGCTAATGCATGTATTGAAATCGGTTATCGCGGCGCAGGTACCTTCGAATTTTTATTCGAAAACGGTGAGTTCTACTTCATTGAAATGAATACCCGTATTCAAGTTGAACACCCAGTCACTGAGATGATCACGGGTGTCGACTTGATTAAAGAACAGCTGCGTGTTGCATCTGGGCTACCATTATCAGTGAAACAAGAAGATATCGTGGTACATGGTCATGCTGTTGAGTGCCGTATCAATGCTGAAGACCCGAATACTTTCATCCCAAGCCCTGGGAAAATTACCCGCTTCCACTCACCAGGTGGTTTTGGTGTGCGTTGGGAATCTCATATTTACGCAGGTTACACAGTACCTCCGTACTATGACTCAATGATTGGCAAATTAATTACTTATGGTGAAACTCGTGAAATCGCTATTTCTCGTATGAAAAATGCGTTAAACGAATTAATCGTTGATGGTATTAAAACCAATCTTGAATTGCACCAAATGATTATGAACGATGAAAATTTCCAAAAAGGTGGTACTAACATCCACTATTTAGAGAAAAAACTGGGTATTGCTGAATAA
- a CDS encoding anaerobic sulfatase maturase, which produces MKKAFHIMAKPTSYQCNLKCDYCFYLEKEHQTGFSDKKLKCMDDNTLREYIRQYIELSPSHEIDFTWQGGEPLMAGLDFFKKVIQYQQRYGKGKQIYNSIQTNGVLLNSDWANFLKTHNFLVGISLDGPQWLHDIYRKSNSGNSVFDKVINAVNLLKEYQIDFNILTVINNETAKYPEEIYRFITEELQARYLQFIPVVEYEITNNEFQHLSYPQEQGEKHLTPWSITGKQYGNFINKVFDLWVRKDVGNVFIQLFDNSLAAWSGDMPSFCVMQPSCGYGLVAEQNGDIYSCDHFVYPEFKLGNLLTKPLNKLVSSKQQQRFGQQKLNLSSLCQQCEFKFACHGGCPKHRTTKVENKWHNHLCEGYKAIFSHIDPYMQYMANELRLHRPPASVMDNLHLFQRAAPIENTIPIQHIR; this is translated from the coding sequence ATGAAAAAAGCATTTCACATTATGGCAAAGCCAACAAGTTACCAGTGCAATTTAAAGTGTGATTATTGCTTTTATTTAGAAAAAGAACATCAAACTGGGTTCAGTGATAAAAAACTCAAGTGTATGGATGACAATACATTGAGAGAATATATTCGTCAGTATATTGAATTATCACCTAGCCATGAGATTGATTTTACTTGGCAAGGCGGCGAGCCGCTAATGGCTGGCTTAGATTTTTTCAAAAAAGTTATCCAGTATCAACAACGCTATGGGAAAGGGAAGCAAATCTACAATAGCATCCAAACAAACGGCGTCTTGTTAAACTCTGACTGGGCTAATTTTCTAAAAACACATAATTTCTTAGTCGGAATATCTCTTGATGGCCCTCAATGGCTTCATGATATTTACCGCAAATCTAACTCAGGTAACTCCGTCTTTGATAAAGTCATCAATGCAGTTAATTTACTTAAAGAATATCAAATCGATTTTAATATTTTGACAGTGATTAATAATGAAACGGCAAAATATCCTGAAGAAATTTACCGTTTTATTACTGAAGAACTGCAAGCGCGTTATTTACAATTTATCCCTGTGGTTGAATATGAGATAACAAATAATGAATTTCAACATTTGAGCTATCCGCAAGAACAGGGCGAAAAGCACTTAACACCATGGTCAATTACAGGAAAGCAATACGGCAATTTTATCAATAAAGTCTTTGACCTTTGGGTAAGAAAAGATGTTGGCAATGTGTTTATCCAGCTATTTGATAACTCACTTGCTGCATGGTCTGGGGACATGCCAAGTTTTTGCGTGATGCAACCTTCTTGTGGATACGGGCTGGTGGCAGAGCAAAATGGGGATATTTATAGTTGTGACCACTTTGTTTACCCTGAATTTAAGTTGGGTAACCTATTAACTAAGCCTCTGAATAAACTGGTTTCTAGCAAACAGCAACAACGTTTTGGTCAGCAAAAACTCAACCTATCCTCTTTGTGCCAACAGTGTGAATTTAAGTTTGCTTGTCATGGGGGATGTCCTAAACATAGGACAACAAAAGTTGAAAATAAATGGCACAATCATTTGTGTGAAGGCTATAAAGCCATTTTTAGCCATATTGACCCCTATATGCAATATATGGCGAATGAGCTACGCTTACATCGTCCTCCAGCCTCTGTGATGGATAATCTACATTTATTCCAGCGCGCCGCACCTATCGAAAATACGATCCCAATTCAGCATATTCGTTGA